One window of the Parasphingopyxis algicola genome contains the following:
- a CDS encoding thioredoxin family protein, with protein sequence MRLTTSGRLAASLLLIAMPQLTAASPPRQFSDAAFSGAREQNQTIVLETYASWCAPCQIQAPILERLSRREPFSEILILRIGEETPPSVWRRFSLNGYGRLVVFKDGREVARGTPTTARAVTELLSRGF encoded by the coding sequence ATGAGGCTAACCACATCCGGGCGGCTGGCAGCCTCTTTGCTTCTTATTGCAATGCCGCAGCTGACAGCGGCTTCTCCACCTAGGCAGTTCAGCGATGCGGCTTTCTCCGGGGCACGGGAGCAAAACCAGACGATCGTTCTCGAAACTTATGCATCCTGGTGTGCGCCTTGCCAGATCCAAGCTCCTATCCTCGAACGCCTGAGCCGTCGCGAACCGTTCAGCGAGATACTGATACTCCGGATCGGCGAGGAGACGCCGCCAAGCGTGTGGAGGCGATTCAGCTTGAACGGATATGGCCGCCTGGTCGTGTTCAAAGACGGCAGGGAAGTGGCACGGGGTACGCCGACAACCGCGCGTGCCGTGACAGAGCTGCTGTCCAGGGGGTTTTGA
- a CDS encoding DUF3179 domain-containing protein, with amino-acid sequence MAASSTIACAEGRHPLEQEFPRLDVSRSSIDLAEIKSGGVPRDAIPAILAPEFRPASEITDLADDEPVIFLSGSCGAFAFPYRILIWHEIVHHDQCGRPVAVTYCPLCNTSMVFDRRVDGTVLTFGTTGRLRHSDLVMYDHQTQSFWQQFTGEAIVGAYTGTTLDAVPARIEAWRLFRGEFPDGRVLVPPASGQRLYGANPYVGYDRAPAPFLFDGELPDGVDPMARVVRIGSHAWSLEYVRENTPVLTSTGLRIEWREGQSSVLDSRRIERGRDIGNVRVTRDGEDVAFSVDFAFAFRAFYPDGEFIK; translated from the coding sequence ATGGCGGCGTCTTCGACAATCGCCTGTGCTGAGGGACGTCATCCGCTTGAACAGGAATTTCCACGGCTGGACGTTTCGCGCAGCTCAATCGACCTTGCGGAGATAAAGTCGGGAGGTGTGCCGCGCGATGCCATTCCCGCCATTCTCGCGCCCGAATTCCGGCCCGCAAGCGAAATCACCGATCTGGCCGATGATGAACCGGTTATATTCCTCTCGGGCAGTTGCGGTGCGTTTGCCTTCCCGTATCGAATTCTCATCTGGCACGAGATTGTGCATCACGACCAGTGCGGACGGCCGGTAGCGGTTACTTATTGCCCGCTTTGCAACACCTCCATGGTGTTCGACCGGCGGGTCGACGGCACGGTGCTGACCTTTGGAACCACGGGCCGCCTGCGCCATTCCGATCTCGTCATGTATGATCACCAGACGCAGAGTTTCTGGCAGCAGTTCACCGGCGAAGCCATAGTCGGAGCCTATACAGGCACGACCTTGGATGCGGTGCCGGCGCGGATCGAGGCTTGGCGGCTATTTCGTGGAGAGTTTCCGGATGGCAGGGTGCTCGTGCCGCCTGCTTCGGGGCAGCGCCTCTATGGCGCCAATCCCTATGTTGGCTATGATAGGGCGCCCGCGCCCTTTCTGTTCGATGGCGAGCTGCCGGATGGCGTCGATCCCATGGCGCGGGTGGTGCGCATAGGTTCGCATGCCTGGTCGCTTGAATATGTCCGCGAAAACACGCCTGTGCTGACTAGCACCGGGTTGCGCATCGAATGGCGCGAAGGACAAAGCTCCGTGCTCGACAGCCGCCGAATTGAGCGGGGGCGAGACATCGGTAATGTTCGGGTTACGCGGGATGGAGAGGATGTCGCATTCAGCGTCGACTTCGCCTTCGCTTTCCGCGCCTTCTATCCGGATGGAGAGTTTATCAAATGA
- a CDS encoding DsbA family oxidoreductase yields the protein MATQLKIDFISDISCPWCVIGLRNMEAALAAVGDEIEAYIRFEPFELNPDMPPEGMDRADYFSSKYRISPDEAKRRGGEIRARAEETGFVMNAGDGFRIYNTFDAHRLLEWAMEEGCQRALKHALFEAYFTDGKNMGDPETLAGIAESVGLDGARAREILAGDDYAGHVRQSQSHQRGRGVQSVPTIIVNGEYVINGGQPPAIFEKAFRHIASEVARDQVAAEPV from the coding sequence ATGGCGACGCAACTCAAGATCGATTTCATATCGGATATTTCCTGCCCCTGGTGCGTGATCGGGCTGCGCAACATGGAGGCGGCGCTCGCGGCGGTCGGCGACGAGATCGAGGCCTATATCCGCTTCGAGCCGTTCGAGCTCAATCCGGATATGCCGCCCGAGGGCATGGATCGCGCCGACTATTTCTCCAGCAAATACCGCATCTCTCCGGACGAAGCGAAGCGCCGGGGCGGCGAGATCAGGGCGCGGGCCGAGGAAACCGGCTTTGTGATGAACGCGGGTGACGGTTTCCGTATCTACAATACGTTCGACGCCCACCGACTGCTCGAATGGGCGATGGAAGAAGGGTGTCAGCGGGCGCTCAAGCATGCGCTGTTCGAAGCCTATTTCACCGACGGAAAAAATATGGGCGATCCCGAGACGCTGGCGGGCATTGCGGAGTCCGTCGGATTAGATGGCGCGCGGGCGCGCGAAATTCTTGCCGGCGACGACTATGCCGGCCATGTCCGCCAGTCTCAGTCGCACCAGCGCGGTCGCGGCGTGCAGTCGGTCCCGACGATCATCGTCAATGGCGAATATGTGATCAATGGCGGCCAACCGCCGGCGATTTTCGAAAAGGCGTTCCGCCATATCGCGAGCGAGGTCGCGCGCGATCAGGTGGCTGCCGAACCGGTCTGA
- a CDS encoding SulP family inorganic anion transporter, with translation MAFDIKTLMPPWLDGYRGSNLFPDILAGLILSVLLVPQAMAYAQLAGLPPETGLYAALTPPLLYLFFGTSPYVSLGPVALVSLLVAEATGNGDIAPLDGAMIIAIEAGIILCLLGLFRLGRLVNFVSEPALLGFTAAAAVLIATSQLPPLLGLDVARSGNLIDTATVLLPVLGETVIAALLIGGGALVLLLLADRYAAAGLWKAGIRPPWRQAIVKSVPLVIIVGAALAVQFAAPDVATVQKTEGGLPALALPPIDPAIWLRLLPSAAVVAIIAFVIGTAVAKSLAGKERRSLDTSREAFAIGAANIGAGLTGGYAVGVSLSRSALVCDSGARSPLASMVAALVVLAVLLFFANALSYLPQTALAALVISAVFGLVKTREIAAIWRYSKIEGAVFLATLLATLLLGVQWGLAVGALLGIAAFLWFSSVPRVTRVGSLDDGESFRSIDRDEVEVDTMPVLVVRIDRSIYFGNASYCEDRILEEVAWHPDATCLILDMRAVNTIDASGVAMMERLLDNLDSKDLSINFAATHKPIWEGLQANGQARSRNFYRTVAEAVEECGGQSETG, from the coding sequence GTGGCATTCGATATCAAAACGCTGATGCCGCCATGGCTGGACGGCTATCGGGGGAGCAACCTCTTTCCCGACATTCTCGCGGGCCTGATCCTCTCCGTGCTGCTCGTTCCGCAAGCCATGGCCTATGCGCAGCTTGCCGGTCTACCGCCAGAAACCGGTCTTTACGCCGCGCTCACCCCGCCACTGCTCTATCTCTTTTTCGGTACTTCGCCCTATGTGTCGCTGGGTCCGGTCGCGCTGGTCTCGCTGCTCGTCGCGGAGGCGACCGGCAATGGCGACATAGCGCCGCTCGATGGCGCGATGATCATCGCGATCGAGGCCGGCATCATCCTGTGCCTGCTTGGCCTTTTCCGCCTCGGCCGGCTGGTCAATTTCGTCAGCGAGCCCGCGCTTCTGGGCTTCACCGCCGCCGCGGCCGTGCTGATCGCGACCAGCCAGCTTCCGCCGCTGCTGGGGCTGGACGTCGCCCGGAGCGGCAATCTGATCGATACCGCAACGGTCCTGCTGCCGGTTCTCGGGGAGACCGTCATCGCCGCATTGCTCATCGGCGGCGGTGCGCTCGTCCTTCTCCTGCTGGCGGACCGGTATGCGGCGGCCGGACTGTGGAAAGCCGGCATCCGCCCGCCGTGGCGCCAGGCCATCGTCAAATCGGTTCCACTCGTCATCATCGTCGGAGCGGCGCTCGCCGTTCAGTTCGCTGCGCCCGACGTCGCGACGGTCCAGAAGACTGAAGGCGGGCTGCCCGCACTCGCACTGCCGCCCATCGACCCGGCCATATGGTTACGGCTGCTGCCGTCCGCTGCCGTCGTCGCCATCATCGCGTTCGTCATCGGAACGGCCGTCGCCAAATCGCTCGCGGGCAAGGAACGCCGGTCGCTTGACACGAGCCGCGAAGCGTTCGCGATCGGCGCCGCGAATATCGGCGCGGGTCTGACGGGCGGGTACGCGGTCGGCGTCAGCCTGAGCCGCTCCGCGCTGGTCTGCGACAGCGGCGCGCGATCGCCGCTGGCGTCGATGGTCGCAGCCTTGGTCGTGCTCGCCGTCCTGCTGTTTTTCGCCAACGCCCTGTCCTATCTGCCGCAGACGGCGCTCGCCGCGCTCGTCATCAGCGCCGTATTCGGCCTCGTCAAAACCCGCGAGATCGCGGCAATCTGGCGCTACAGCAAGATCGAGGGCGCCGTGTTCCTGGCGACGCTTCTTGCGACACTCCTGCTCGGCGTCCAATGGGGCCTGGCGGTCGGCGCGCTACTCGGGATCGCGGCGTTTCTCTGGTTCTCCAGCGTACCGCGCGTCACCCGTGTCGGGTCGTTGGATGACGGCGAATCCTTCCGCTCGATCGATCGCGACGAGGTCGAGGTCGACACGATGCCCGTGCTGGTCGTCCGGATCGACCGTTCGATCTATTTCGGCAACGCCAGCTATTGCGAGGACCGGATTCTGGAAGAGGTGGCCTGGCATCCGGACGCGACCTGCCTGATCCTCGACATGCGCGCCGTGAACACGATCGACGCCAGCGGCGTCGCGATGATGGAACGGCTGCTGGACAATCTCGACTCGAAAGATCTGTCGATCAATTTCGCCGCGACCCACAAGCCGATCTGGGAGGGGCTGCAAGCCAATGGCCAGGCGCGATCGCGCAATTTCTACCGGACCGTTGCCGAAGCAGTCGAGGAATGCGGCGGACAGTCCGAAACCGGCTGA
- a CDS encoding BLUF domain-containing protein: MALIHLVYASKPFGFDAATLNGILIQARAHNVRDNISGTLICRADIYIQMLEGPEEAVDAAFARIVEDDRHVEPKLLLREPTDDRLFGGWAMRDDPARSWMWTREELAGGALDRATRDEILAIFERLSEEVRGGGAD, from the coding sequence ATGGCCCTGATCCATCTCGTTTATGCATCGAAACCGTTTGGGTTCGACGCCGCGACGCTCAACGGCATCCTGATACAGGCGCGGGCGCATAATGTGCGCGACAATATTTCGGGAACGCTGATCTGCCGCGCGGATATTTATATCCAGATGCTCGAAGGCCCAGAGGAGGCGGTCGACGCCGCGTTTGCGCGCATCGTGGAAGATGACCGGCATGTCGAGCCGAAGCTTCTGCTTCGCGAGCCGACAGACGACCGTCTGTTCGGTGGTTGGGCGATGCGCGACGATCCGGCGCGATCGTGGATGTGGACGCGGGAAGAGCTGGCTGGCGGCGCGCTCGACCGGGCAACGAGAGATGAGATTCTGGCGATCTTCGAACGTCTGTCTGAAGAAGTGCGGGGCGGCGGCGCGGACTGA
- a CDS encoding class I adenylate-forming enzyme family protein → MYTVNLERSYFDAQTDTPFRPTTFAALLEKQATERGNATALRELLADGEIGREWTYAELRRDAEKLGRALASRHQRGARIAIFAHNLPEWILMELAAGLAGITMVTVNPAFNARELTYVLEQSGAEAVYFVPSVRGNSLAPVVDAACAELPQVERRILLTDHDVLFDGHDRGELRETTPEDVVQIQYTSGTTGFPKGALLHQKGLIQNGADIFHRWNGQPGESVVLAVPLFHTAGCAIIVCGGLSSGVTILLAPGFDPQMIVRVIERERPALAGGVPTMLFGMIEAAEQTGCDVTSVKALMCGGAMVAPELARQARETFDAPIQIVYGQTESSPGITYGWADDSQEDLTGTIGQPLPHMDVAILDPADNSVCAIGEQGEICVRGYNVMAGYNDNPEATAETIEAEGWLHTGDLGTMDERGYLKITGRVKEMIIRGGENLFPAEIENAMLEHPAIAEVAVVGVPDEKWGELVACFMRAAGSEKPEPEELKAFVRERLSPQKTPAYWIWVEEWPMTGSGKIQKFAMTEAFERGEYEALTA, encoded by the coding sequence ATGTACACGGTCAATCTCGAACGATCCTATTTCGACGCGCAGACCGACACGCCCTTTCGGCCGACGACTTTCGCTGCTTTGCTCGAAAAACAAGCCACCGAGCGCGGCAACGCTACGGCATTGCGCGAATTGCTCGCCGACGGCGAGATCGGCCGCGAATGGACCTATGCGGAGCTGCGCCGCGACGCGGAAAAGCTGGGCCGCGCGCTGGCGTCACGACACCAACGCGGCGCGCGGATCGCGATCTTCGCGCATAATCTCCCCGAATGGATATTGATGGAACTGGCAGCAGGCCTGGCCGGGATCACGATGGTCACGGTGAATCCCGCCTTCAACGCGCGCGAGCTCACCTATGTGCTCGAACAGTCGGGCGCGGAGGCCGTCTATTTCGTGCCTTCCGTCCGCGGCAATTCCTTGGCGCCGGTCGTCGACGCGGCGTGCGCGGAACTGCCGCAGGTCGAGCGTCGAATCCTGCTGACCGACCATGACGTGCTGTTCGACGGGCACGACCGCGGCGAACTGCGCGAGACGACGCCCGAAGATGTGGTCCAGATCCAATATACGTCGGGCACGACCGGTTTCCCGAAGGGCGCGCTTCTGCATCAGAAAGGCCTGATCCAGAACGGTGCCGACATATTCCATCGCTGGAACGGCCAACCGGGGGAAAGCGTCGTGCTGGCCGTTCCCCTGTTCCACACGGCCGGATGCGCAATCATCGTCTGCGGCGGCCTGTCGAGCGGCGTCACGATCCTGCTGGCCCCCGGCTTCGATCCCCAGATGATCGTGCGCGTGATCGAACGCGAACGCCCCGCGCTGGCGGGCGGCGTGCCGACGATGCTGTTCGGGATGATCGAGGCGGCCGAACAGACGGGTTGCGATGTCACGTCCGTCAAAGCGTTGATGTGCGGCGGCGCGATGGTGGCGCCGGAGCTGGCGCGCCAGGCGCGCGAGACCTTCGATGCACCGATCCAGATCGTGTACGGCCAGACGGAGAGCTCGCCGGGCATCACCTATGGCTGGGCCGATGACAGCCAGGAGGATCTGACCGGAACGATCGGCCAGCCCCTTCCCCACATGGACGTCGCTATCCTCGATCCCGCCGACAACTCGGTTTGCGCAATCGGCGAACAGGGCGAGATCTGCGTGCGCGGCTATAACGTGATGGCCGGTTATAACGATAATCCCGAAGCGACGGCCGAGACGATCGAAGCGGAGGGCTGGCTCCACACCGGCGATCTCGGCACGATGGACGAACGCGGCTATCTGAAGATCACCGGACGGGTGAAGGAGATGATCATCCGCGGCGGCGAAAATCTTTTTCCGGCGGAAATCGAGAATGCAATGCTCGAACATCCGGCGATCGCGGAGGTCGCGGTCGTCGGCGTTCCCGATGAAAAATGGGGCGAACTCGTCGCCTGTTTCATGCGCGCGGCCGGGAGCGAGAAACCGGAACCGGAAGAACTCAAGGCTTTCGTCCGCGAACGGCTGTCCCCGCAGAAAACGCCGGCTTACTGGATCTGGGTAGAGGAATGGCCGATGACCGGCTCCGGCAAGATCCAGAAATTCGCGATGACCGAAGCGTTCGAACGCGGCGAATATGAGGCGCTCACCGCCTGA
- a CDS encoding sensor domain-containing diguanylate cyclase — MAVMRAFYRAVLAMAGLAALFSANAAMAADAWVPVFERACILSSAVPLEATEAIAREDEFACDAGAVEVRANHIWLRVDGRELDLPDESLRLESDFAPLEQIRIAVRYADGGVESRRFDAREVADSWTAGARFSLPLAEGGRAIDAVFIGLDRPWSTAIYTAMEVITEPSAERQRYSRSVLFAIYCGLTLVPILYSLAFYLFMRYRFMLLHAMMAAGILVYTFASSNLMMHFFPDTTLWVRLMTSYASLSFAVGMFGFFAVSFVEKGMLTRRERIAAWAVSGVLIANTVFMLTIARDLPFVARNIYHAAYAPAVVVFAVLIFRILRRRSRAGLFLFGGWAFTSVIAIDRIARGLDVYILPAEMDFSLYFGLTIEAIVTAFGVADRFVVLRRERDDEIAREIEQERQAVTDELTGLPNRRAFDLALRDEPEGALAIVDLDRFGRTNELHGRQIGDNVLRTLGNLLRETEAKGQCNCVYRLDGDRFAVFFDVRDAEKAALRAEALRHMAIVRIGQAFPSIEDMITVSIGVAMTAGQDIGKLRSAAYSALADAKRQGRNRIAVSVGDSGPHRAPNLNEKPV, encoded by the coding sequence ATGGCCGTAATGCGTGCCTTTTACCGGGCGGTGCTGGCCATGGCCGGCCTGGCCGCGCTGTTCAGCGCAAACGCTGCCATGGCGGCCGATGCCTGGGTGCCGGTGTTCGAACGGGCTTGCATATTGAGCAGCGCCGTTCCGCTTGAAGCCACCGAGGCGATAGCGCGGGAAGACGAATTCGCCTGTGACGCCGGCGCAGTCGAGGTGCGCGCCAACCATATCTGGCTGCGCGTCGACGGGCGGGAACTGGACCTGCCCGACGAATCCTTGCGGCTCGAAAGCGACTTCGCGCCGCTCGAGCAGATCAGGATCGCGGTGCGATATGCCGATGGCGGCGTCGAAAGCCGCCGGTTCGATGCGCGGGAGGTCGCCGATTCCTGGACGGCGGGTGCGCGCTTCTCCTTGCCGCTGGCCGAAGGCGGGCGTGCCATCGATGCCGTATTCATCGGGCTCGACCGGCCTTGGTCGACGGCAATCTACACGGCGATGGAGGTTATTACCGAACCCTCCGCCGAGCGGCAGCGCTACAGCCGGTCCGTCCTGTTCGCCATCTATTGCGGGCTGACGCTCGTCCCGATCCTCTACAGCCTCGCCTTCTACCTGTTCATGCGATACCGCTTCATGCTGCTCCATGCGATGATGGCGGCCGGCATCCTCGTCTATACCTTTGCCTCTTCCAACCTCATGATGCACTTCTTTCCGGACACGACCCTGTGGGTCCGGCTGATGACCTCCTATGCATCCCTCTCCTTCGCCGTCGGCATGTTCGGCTTCTTCGCGGTCTCGTTTGTGGAAAAGGGCATGCTGACGCGGCGGGAGCGCATTGCCGCCTGGGCGGTCAGCGGTGTGCTGATCGCCAATACGGTTTTCATGTTGACCATCGCCCGGGACCTGCCCTTCGTTGCGCGGAACATCTATCACGCCGCCTATGCGCCGGCGGTGGTCGTTTTCGCCGTCCTGATCTTTCGCATACTTCGGCGCCGGAGTCGCGCCGGCCTGTTCCTGTTCGGCGGCTGGGCGTTTACCAGCGTTATCGCGATCGACCGGATCGCACGCGGGCTCGACGTCTATATCCTCCCTGCCGAAATGGATTTTTCGCTCTATTTCGGTCTGACGATCGAGGCGATCGTGACGGCGTTCGGCGTGGCCGACCGGTTCGTCGTCCTGCGGCGCGAACGCGATGACGAGATCGCCCGCGAGATCGAGCAGGAGCGGCAGGCCGTGACCGACGAGCTGACCGGCCTGCCCAATCGGCGCGCCTTCGATCTCGCGCTGCGGGACGAGCCGGAGGGTGCCCTTGCGATCGTCGATCTCGACCGGTTCGGGAGGACCAACGAACTGCACGGCCGGCAGATCGGCGACAATGTACTTCGGACGCTTGGCAACCTGTTGCGCGAGACCGAGGCCAAGGGTCAATGCAACTGTGTGTATCGCCTCGACGGCGACAGGTTCGCGGTGTTCTTCGATGTTCGCGATGCCGAAAAAGCCGCGCTCCGCGCCGAGGCGCTGCGGCATATGGCGATCGTGCGGATCGGCCAGGCCTTTCCGTCTATCGAGGACATGATCACCGTGAGTATCGGCGTCGCGATGACGGCCGGTCAAGACATCGGGAAACTCCGGAGCGCGGCCTATTCGGCGCTTGCGGACGCGAAGCGGCAGGGCCGCAATCGCATCGCAGTGTCGGTCGGCGATTCCGGCCCGCACCGGGCGCCGAACCTCAATGAAAAACCGGTCTAG
- a CDS encoding OsmC family protein → MLDVTEKNTVNDIDLDALEETVEAIKKDPGCGAVEFGVKTEWTGQTRSESTVDGYTFGGERMERRFKIVADEPPELLGTNSAPNPQELLMSGVNACMMVGYVAQAAIRGITLTACRIETKGELDLRGFLGLDESVPPGYRRIDYMVTMEGDGAREQYEEIHAAVQATSPNFFNMAQPIEMRGRLA, encoded by the coding sequence ATGCTGGACGTTACTGAAAAGAACACCGTCAACGATATCGATCTCGACGCGCTCGAAGAGACCGTGGAGGCGATCAAGAAGGACCCCGGTTGCGGCGCCGTCGAATTCGGCGTCAAGACAGAATGGACGGGACAGACGCGCTCGGAATCGACCGTCGACGGCTACACGTTCGGCGGCGAGCGGATGGAACGTCGCTTCAAGATCGTCGCCGACGAACCGCCCGAGCTACTCGGCACCAACAGCGCGCCCAATCCGCAGGAGCTGCTCATGAGCGGCGTCAATGCCTGCATGATGGTCGGCTATGTCGCGCAGGCGGCGATCCGCGGCATCACGCTGACGGCCTGCCGGATCGAAACAAAGGGCGAGCTCGACCTGCGCGGCTTTCTCGGCCTCGATGAGAGCGTGCCGCCGGGCTATCGCCGGATCGACTACATGGTCACCATGGAAGGCGACGGGGCCCGCGAACAATATGAAGAAATCCACGCCGCGGTGCAGGCGACATCGCCCAATTTCTTCAACATGGCGCAGCCGATCGAGATGCGCGGCCGTCTCGCCTGA
- a CDS encoding diiron oxygenase: MFQDFSFEKILATSNRVAWQIGDVLPDGARLDFGRPFLPEGLARTAAIDTLSVDERRVMNHIRGHEYLQIFGLVEEFILPFVLDHARPQLNGDDARVRALLAFAGEEAKHIDLFKRFHARFTEDFGTDCAMIGPPEAVADEVLGHDPLSVALVILHIEWMTQRHYVESARDDSGLDPLFKSLLKHHWIEEAQHAKLDTLMVGALVEGRDEAGVQKAIDGYLDIGMFLDEGLKTQTGFNLDAFERATGRTLGDAEREELATQQHQALRWTYLGSGMTHPQFVATLAAMSPAARDRIAEVAPVFC; this comes from the coding sequence ATGTTTCAAGATTTCAGCTTCGAAAAAATCCTCGCCACATCGAACCGGGTCGCCTGGCAGATCGGCGATGTCCTGCCGGACGGCGCGCGGCTTGATTTCGGCCGTCCCTTTCTGCCCGAAGGCCTCGCCCGCACGGCGGCGATCGACACGCTTTCCGTGGACGAACGGCGCGTGATGAACCATATTCGCGGCCACGAATATCTCCAGATATTCGGGCTCGTCGAAGAGTTCATTCTGCCCTTCGTGCTCGATCATGCCCGGCCGCAGCTCAATGGCGACGACGCCCGGGTCCGCGCGCTGCTCGCCTTTGCCGGCGAGGAAGCCAAGCATATCGACCTGTTCAAGCGGTTCCATGCCCGCTTCACCGAAGATTTCGGCACCGATTGCGCGATGATAGGTCCGCCCGAAGCCGTGGCCGACGAAGTGCTTGGCCACGATCCGCTCAGCGTCGCGCTCGTCATTCTCCACATCGAATGGATGACGCAGCGCCACTATGTCGAGAGCGCTCGCGACGACAGCGGGCTCGATCCGCTGTTCAAGAGCCTCTTGAAACATCATTGGATCGAGGAGGCCCAGCACGCGAAGCTCGACACGTTGATGGTCGGCGCGCTGGTCGAAGGTCGCGACGAAGCCGGGGTCCAGAAAGCGATCGACGGTTATCTCGACATCGGCATGTTCCTCGACGAGGGCCTCAAGACGCAAACCGGGTTCAACCTCGACGCCTTCGAACGCGCCACCGGCCGCACGCTCGGCGACGCCGAACGCGAAGAGCTGGCGACGCAACAGCACCAGGCGTTGCGCTGGACCTATCTCGGATCGGGCATGACCCACCCGCAATTCGTCGCGACGCTCGCGGCGATGTCCCCCGCAGCGCGTGACCGCATTGCCGAAGTCGCGCCTGTTTTCTGCTGA
- a CDS encoding alpha/beta fold hydrolase, whose translation MIYRFAGFELDEARFELRRAGEPLAAEPQVLSLLILLVENRDRLISKDEVIEKVWDGRFVSDAAVTSRIKSARRLLGDDGRQQRYIRTVHGKGFRFVGEVEENEPVQTPSVADAPTAAVPGADRQQRIEFCSAADGTGLAYSCVGEGAPLIKTANWLHHLGCEWEIPIWRHMAGALAKHRRLIRFDGRGSGLSDWKVDDLSFDAFVDDIGVVAQAASASRFDLIGTAQGCAMAIAYCVRHPEKVQRLVLYNGYATGWRLRGAAEEIARREALLTLSRSGWGRENSAFRQMYTSLHFPDASAEQADWFTELQRVSVSPETVQRYEDMIADIDVRALLPEVRVPTLIFHSRDNKAVPFEAGRELGQAIPGASFVALDSPNHLLFENEPAWIKFTANLWDFLTEDDVPLHSSAAEKEPDGF comes from the coding sequence ATGATCTACCGATTCGCCGGATTCGAACTCGACGAAGCGCGGTTTGAGCTGCGCCGCGCCGGCGAACCTCTCGCCGCCGAGCCGCAGGTTCTGTCGCTGCTCATCCTGCTCGTCGAAAACCGCGATCGGCTGATTTCGAAGGACGAAGTGATCGAAAAGGTCTGGGACGGGCGTTTCGTGTCCGACGCCGCGGTGACGAGCCGGATCAAGTCGGCCCGGCGGCTGTTGGGCGATGACGGGCGCCAGCAGCGCTATATCCGGACCGTTCACGGAAAGGGTTTTCGCTTCGTCGGCGAGGTCGAGGAAAACGAGCCTGTCCAGACGCCGAGCGTTGCCGATGCGCCGACCGCTGCAGTGCCGGGTGCCGACCGGCAGCAGCGGATCGAGTTCTGCTCTGCCGCGGACGGCACGGGTCTTGCCTATAGTTGCGTCGGCGAGGGGGCCCCGCTGATCAAGACCGCCAATTGGCTCCACCATTTGGGCTGCGAATGGGAAATCCCGATCTGGCGGCATATGGCCGGTGCCCTTGCCAAACACAGGCGGCTGATCCGGTTCGATGGTCGGGGGAGCGGGTTGTCGGACTGGAAGGTCGATGATCTCTCCTTCGACGCTTTCGTCGATGACATCGGCGTCGTGGCCCAAGCTGCGAGCGCATCGCGTTTCGACCTGATCGGAACCGCGCAAGGTTGCGCCATGGCGATCGCCTATTGCGTTCGCCATCCCGAAAAGGTTCAGCGATTGGTGCTCTATAACGGCTATGCAACCGGTTGGCGGTTGCGCGGCGCCGCAGAGGAAATCGCGCGGCGGGAAGCTCTCCTCACCTTGTCGAGAAGCGGATGGGGGCGGGAAAACTCCGCCTTCCGCCAGATGTACACGTCGTTACATTTTCCGGACGCGTCGGCCGAACAGGCGGACTGGTTCACCGAGTTGCAGCGTGTTTCCGTCTCTCCCGAGACCGTCCAGCGCTACGAGGACATGATCGCCGATATCGACGTGCGTGCATTGCTGCCCGAGGTTCGGGTGCCGACGCTGATATTCCATTCGCGCGACAACAAGGCGGTGCCGTTCGAGGCCGGACGCGAATTGGGCCAGGCGATCCCCGGCGCCAGCTTCGTCGCGCTCGACAGTCCCAATCATCTGCTTTTCGAGAACGAGCCGGCATGGATCAAGTTCACCGCCAATTTGTGGGACTTTTTGACAGAGGATGACGTGCCATTGCACTCGTCGGCCGCTGAAAAGGAGCCGGACGGATTTTGA